In Candidatus Cloacimonadota bacterium, the following proteins share a genomic window:
- the purM gene encoding phosphoribosylformylglycinamidine cyclo-ligase codes for MNYKNAGVDIEAGDNASKIAYQYAKSTFSTRKGKIGEPVIAEGSYAGLIDMGNFYLVQCDDGVGTKIEIAEKIGKFDTLGFDLLAMVADDAICLGAETISISNTIDTNKVDAFVIEDLMKGLSKACIEQKVIIPGGEIAELGKSVNGNIWNATAIGVLEKDKVIDGSEIQVGDKIIALKENGFRSNGFSLVRYILENNYGKEVYSQTSPFVENWGKILLEPSQIYSSELLKILGRFGDSRKVNIKGISHITGGGIAGNFRRILKDKKLGANFYDLFEPAEMVKEIQKIGKVTETEAYKTWNMGNGMMLVVSPENTEKVLEILNIEAKIAGEITNSGIIEIQTKGFIPTTLKYE; via the coding sequence ATGAACTACAAAAATGCCGGAGTCGATATCGAAGCAGGAGATAATGCTTCCAAAATCGCTTATCAATACGCAAAATCAACTTTTTCAACTCGAAAAGGAAAAATCGGTGAACCTGTAATCGCTGAAGGTTCTTATGCCGGACTTATCGATATGGGAAATTTCTATCTGGTGCAGTGCGATGACGGAGTAGGAACGAAAATTGAGATTGCAGAGAAAATTGGAAAATTCGATACACTCGGATTTGATCTATTAGCTATGGTTGCTGATGATGCTATTTGCCTGGGAGCAGAAACAATTTCCATTTCCAATACGATCGATACGAATAAAGTGGATGCTTTTGTTATCGAAGATCTGATGAAAGGTCTTTCCAAAGCATGTATCGAGCAGAAAGTCATAATTCCCGGTGGTGAGATTGCCGAATTAGGAAAAAGTGTGAACGGAAATATCTGGAATGCAACGGCAATTGGAGTATTGGAAAAAGACAAAGTCATCGATGGTTCGGAAATTCAAGTTGGAGATAAAATAATCGCTCTTAAAGAGAATGGATTTCGCTCGAATGGATTTTCCCTGGTCAGGTACATTTTAGAAAATAATTATGGGAAGGAAGTTTATTCCCAAACATCTCCATTTGTAGAAAATTGGGGGAAGATTTTGTTGGAACCTTCGCAGATTTATTCTTCTGAACTTCTAAAAATTTTAGGAAGATTCGGAGATTCGAGAAAAGTAAATATCAAAGGAATTTCTCACATAACAGGTGGAGGAATTGCCGGTAATTTTCGACGCATCTTGAAAGATAAAAAACTTGGAGCGAATTTCTACGACCTTTTTGAACCGGCAGAAATGGTTAAGGAAATCCAGAAAATCGGAAAAGTAACGGAAACAGAAGCATACAAAACCTGGAATATGGGAAATGGGATGATGTTGGTTGTCTCTCCTGAAAATACTGAGAAAGTTTTGGAAATTCTAAATATCGAAGCGAAGATTGCTGGAGAAATTACAAATTCCGGAATTATCGAAATTCAAACGAAAGGTTTTATTCCAACAACTTTGAAATATGAATAG
- a CDS encoding phosphoribosylformylglycinamidine synthase, with protein sequence MKNQIQLVLKDNIKDVLGEKVERNAVNFLNLYTGKIKTGKIFNITYDLNQEELSRFADLGLKDEIIHDVYLNSFYQNDFFKSFILIAKLPGVTDDEGVSAQKTLNDILGLDLDVNTQHIFTEDIYLIEKELPENDLQRLSEELLGNKLIHHFEFGKFTGKVDYLPEVKIKENIETEIIDLNVSDEELLKISKDRLLSLNLEEMKAIQKYFADEKVIRNRRKNGLSENPTDCELEVLAQTWSEHCKHKEFAATIHYKNLETGEEETIDSLFKTYIRKSTEIIRDRLKKAGNNWLLKIFTDNAGVVKINDESVFVWKVETHNSPSAIDPYGGAITGILGNNRDPLGTGIGGGKLLFNTNVLCFGPPNYDKKLLPGQLHPKRIFEGVRHGIEDGGNKSGIPTVNGSIIFDDRYSGKPLVYCGTGGVMPFKFAGVNSWEKPIEDGDLIIMAGGRVGKDGIHGATFSSAEIDEHSPQSAVQIGSPITQKLVSDFMQPAVERGLIKCSTDNGAGGLSSSVGELAEISGGALVNLENVPLKYSNLKPWEIFVSESQERMTFVVKKENKQELFNLAKEREVELTEIGKFTSTGFIDVRYNNEKVALLGMDFLHNGVPGKYLQAEWKKPQLSKPEIPENLDYNEILLKLMGSLNICSRENVIRQYDHEVKGKTIIKSLMGKDGKTPQDAAVMRLNFDSYEGIAISNGICPKYGDIDAYEMSAGAFDEAIRQIISIGGKLPDIKDNSNRFWTVNDNFCVPDSAFDAENNPDGKQKLAKLVQMNKALFEMSTFFNIPMTSGKDSMKNDFKAGKIKISVPPTILYSMVAKIDDVRKTVTSNFKAAGDLIYILGKTYNELGASEFYKFYDELGANVPKVRKENAKKLYKKVMIANEQNLIESCHDLSDGGLAVAVCESAIGTDFGAELDLTDFGDLSLNAILFSESHSRFVVSIKPGNKKLFEKIFGEDCKFIGKVNFDKVMEIIKNNDKVVDLEIEELEQAWDKRLE encoded by the coding sequence ATGAAAAATCAAATACAACTGGTTCTGAAAGATAACATCAAAGATGTTTTAGGTGAAAAAGTTGAGAGAAACGCAGTCAATTTCTTAAACCTCTATACCGGGAAAATCAAGACCGGAAAGATTTTCAATATCACTTATGATTTGAATCAGGAAGAACTTTCCCGTTTTGCAGATCTCGGTTTGAAAGATGAAATAATCCACGATGTTTACCTTAATTCCTTCTATCAAAATGACTTTTTCAAGTCCTTCATTCTCATCGCCAAACTGCCTGGAGTTACTGATGATGAAGGTGTTTCCGCTCAAAAAACTCTAAATGATATTTTAGGTCTGGATTTGGATGTGAACACCCAGCATATTTTCACGGAAGATATTTATTTGATTGAGAAAGAGCTTCCTGAAAATGATTTACAACGACTATCAGAAGAACTTTTAGGAAATAAACTTATTCACCATTTCGAGTTTGGAAAATTCACAGGCAAGGTTGATTATTTACCTGAAGTGAAGATTAAAGAGAATATCGAAACTGAAATCATCGATTTGAATGTGAGTGATGAAGAACTTCTAAAAATCTCGAAAGATAGATTACTTTCTTTGAATTTAGAAGAGATGAAAGCAATTCAAAAATATTTTGCAGACGAGAAAGTTATTAGAAATCGCAGGAAAAATGGTCTCTCGGAAAATCCAACTGATTGCGAATTGGAAGTGCTGGCGCAAACTTGGAGCGAACACTGCAAACATAAAGAATTTGCTGCTACAATTCATTATAAAAATCTGGAAACCGGAGAAGAAGAAACTATCGATTCGCTTTTCAAAACTTATATCAGAAAATCAACTGAAATCATTCGTGATAGATTGAAGAAAGCAGGCAACAACTGGCTTCTGAAGATTTTCACCGATAATGCCGGAGTTGTGAAAATAAATGATGAATCAGTTTTTGTCTGGAAAGTGGAAACGCACAATTCTCCTTCTGCTATCGACCCTTACGGCGGAGCAATAACCGGAATTTTAGGAAACAATCGTGATCCGTTAGGAACTGGAATCGGCGGTGGAAAATTGCTCTTCAATACAAATGTTCTCTGCTTCGGACCTCCGAATTATGATAAAAAACTTCTTCCTGGACAACTCCATCCCAAAAGGATATTCGAAGGAGTTAGACACGGTATAGAAGATGGTGGGAATAAATCCGGAATTCCAACTGTGAATGGTTCCATAATTTTTGATGACAGATATTCCGGCAAACCGCTGGTTTACTGCGGAACCGGCGGTGTGATGCCTTTCAAATTTGCAGGAGTAAATTCGTGGGAAAAACCGATCGAGGATGGTGATTTGATCATCATGGCTGGAGGAAGAGTCGGCAAAGACGGAATTCATGGTGCAACCTTCTCATCTGCTGAAATCGATGAACACTCTCCGCAATCCGCTGTTCAGATTGGAAGTCCCATCACCCAAAAACTGGTTTCTGATTTTATGCAGCCGGCAGTAGAAAGAGGTTTGATCAAATGTTCGACTGATAATGGTGCTGGAGGTTTATCTTCTTCTGTAGGAGAACTTGCCGAGATCAGCGGAGGTGCTCTGGTTAATCTCGAGAATGTTCCTTTGAAATATTCCAACCTGAAACCATGGGAAATTTTTGTATCCGAATCGCAGGAACGCATGACTTTTGTCGTGAAAAAGGAAAACAAGCAGGAACTTTTCAATCTGGCAAAAGAGCGGGAAGTGGAACTAACTGAAATCGGGAAATTTACTTCCACCGGTTTCATAGATGTGCGTTATAATAACGAGAAAGTTGCTTTGTTGGGAATGGATTTCCTGCATAATGGAGTTCCCGGAAAATACCTGCAGGCAGAATGGAAAAAACCGCAACTTTCCAAACCTGAAATTCCAGAAAACCTCGATTACAACGAGATTTTATTAAAACTGATGGGAAGCCTGAACATCTGTTCCCGTGAAAATGTTATTCGGCAATATGACCATGAAGTTAAAGGAAAAACGATTATCAAATCTTTGATGGGAAAAGATGGGAAAACTCCGCAGGATGCTGCTGTGATGCGATTGAATTTTGATAGTTATGAAGGAATTGCCATTTCTAACGGAATCTGTCCGAAATATGGAGATATCGATGCTTATGAAATGAGTGCCGGAGCGTTTGATGAAGCAATTCGTCAAATCATTTCCATTGGCGGAAAACTGCCTGATATCAAAGATAATTCAAATCGTTTCTGGACTGTGAATGATAATTTCTGCGTTCCCGATTCTGCCTTTGATGCGGAAAATAATCCTGACGGCAAACAGAAACTGGCGAAACTCGTGCAGATGAACAAAGCACTTTTCGAGATGAGCACTTTCTTCAATATCCCGATGACTTCCGGCAAAGACAGTATGAAAAACGATTTCAAAGCCGGGAAAATTAAGATTTCTGTTCCACCCACGATTCTTTATTCGATGGTTGCGAAAATCGATGATGTTAGAAAAACAGTTACCAGCAACTTCAAGGCAGCTGGTGATCTGATCTACATTTTAGGAAAAACTTACAACGAACTCGGTGCTTCGGAGTTTTATAAATTTTATGATGAACTCGGAGCGAATGTTCCCAAAGTCAGGAAAGAGAATGCAAAAAAATTGTATAAAAAAGTAATGATTGCTAACGAGCAGAATCTAATCGAATCATGTCATGACCTTTCCGATGGAGGATTAGCGGTTGCAGTTTGCGAAAGTGCGATTGGAACTGATTTTGGTGCAGAATTGGATTTAACTGATTTTGGAGATTTGAGTTTAAATGCGATACTTTTTTCTGAATCTCATTCGCGGTTTGTGGTGAGTATCAAACCTGGAAATAAAAAATTATTTGAGAAAATATTTGGTGAGGATTGTAAATTCATTGGAAAAGTGAATTTTGATAAAGTGATGGAAATAATTAAAAATAACGATAAAGTTGTTGATTTGGAGATTGAAGAATTGGAACAGGCTTGGGATAAAAGATTGGAATAG